Proteins encoded in a region of the Macaca mulatta isolate MMU2019108-1 chromosome X, T2T-MMU8v2.0, whole genome shotgun sequence genome:
- the LOC100429227 gene encoding transcription factor SPT20 homolog-like 2, whose amino-acid sequence MDRDLEQALNGAENIIEIAQQRPPRRRYSPRAGKSLQEKLYDIYIEECGKEPEDPQELRSNVNLLEKLVRRESLPCLLVNLYPGNQGYSVMLQRKDGSFAETIPLPYDERTLLDYLDAEELPPALADVLDKASVNIFHSGCVIVEVRDYRQSSNMQPSGYQSRHILLHSAMPTLAHEVNTMTRDVQKWSQEDKFPLESQLILETAEPLYLDPSVAVSCSANRLLYNKQKMNTDPMKRCLQRYSWPSVRSQQERSDYPPPPEMRISTSGQKEERKAGQPYELDIAKAGRCVDMWKRRSWDLAVPSEVDVEKLAKGCQPVTAADPQLPVWPAQEVEDPFGFGWEAGSQAWDTKPNIMQSFNDPFFSGEIGPRKKARQKSQKSPWQPFPDDHAAGLRPGSETDAGRAVSQAQESVQSRVKGPGKMPHSSSGPASVSQLSSWKTPEQPKPVWVQSSVLGRREKHPPPRNQLPSSSGKNSSGTSFPPQQAGSSLKRPFPVAAAAAAATATPTPPPAPPPLPPPPPPPPPPLPPPPPPPAAVAAAAATPSHSQKPSVRLIQASRPRPAARPPTRFVKIAPAIQVRTGSTGLKAINVEGPVRAAQALGSSFKLVQASGLGGPAPAGISGSGLQSSGGPLPDAKPSAAQASSQAPLQFFLNTPEGLRPLTLLQVPQGSMVLTGPQQQFHQLVSLQQLQQPTAAHRPQPGPQGPALRLSTQGQAFPAQQLLMVNPTGAGSGLQPQPQAAVLGLLGSAQVPQQGIQLPSVLRQQQQLLLLQPQPLQPHPQPQRQPIQLQTQQLRVLQQPVFLATGAVQIVQPHPGGQAASQSVVQTKGGKPTPPAP is encoded by the coding sequence ATGGATCGAGATTTAGAACAGGCTCTGAATGGCGCAGAGAATATCATTGAAATTGCCCAACAGAGACCTCCTAGAAGGAGATACTCACCTAGGGCGGGAAAATCTCTGCAGGAAAAACTTTATGACATTTATATAGAAGAATGTGGAAAAGAGCCTGAGGATCCTCAGGAATTGAGAAGCAATGTAAACTTGTTAGAAAAGCTTGTTAGGAGAGAGTCCTTGCCATGTTTACTGGTCAATCTATACCCAGGCAATCAGGGGTATTCTGTGATGCTCCAGAGAAAAGATGGGTCCTTTGCAGAGACCATTCCGCTGCCTTATGATGAAAGGACATTGCTCGACTACTTGGATGCAGAAGAATTACCCCCTGCTTTGGCTGATGTCCTTGATAAAGCTTCGGTTAACATTTTTCATAGTGGGTGTGTCATAGTAGAAGTTCGTGACTACAGGCAGTCCAGTAATATGCAACCTTCTGGTTACCAAAGCAGGCATATTCTCCTACATTCAGCGATGCCGACTTTAGCCCATGAGGTGAATACAATGACAAGAGATGTCCAGAAATGGAGCCAGGAAGACAAATTTCCACTTGAGAGTCAACTGATCTTAGAGACAGCTGAACCACTGTATCTCGATCCTTCTGTAGCAGTCTCCTGTTCTGCAAACAGGCTGCTGTATAACAAGCAAAAGATGAATACCGACCCGATGAAACGGTGCCTCCAGAGGTATTCGTGGCCCTCTGTAAGGTCACAGCAGGAGCGGTCTGACTATCCACCTCCTCCTGAGATGAGAATTTCGACTTCTggccaaaaagaagaaagaaaagcaggtcAGCCTTATGAGCTGGACATTGCTAAAGCAGGACGTTGTGTTGACATGTGGAAACGCAGATCCTGGGATTTGGCCGTGCCTTCGGaagtggatgtggagaaacttGCTAAAGGGTGTCAGCCCGTCACAGCTGCTGACCCACAGCTCCCAGTCTGGccagcccaggaggtagaagaCCCTTTCGGATTTGGATGGGAAGCTGGCTCTCAGGCCTGGGACACCAAGCCAAACATCATGCAGTCGTTTAATGATCCGTTTTTCAGTGGTGAAATAGGGCCCCGTAAAAAAGCCAGGCAGAAGAGCCAGAAGTCTCCCTGGCAGCCCTTCCCAGATGACCATGCAGCTGGTCTCAGGCCTGGGTCAGAGACTGATGCTGGGAGGGCAGTGAGTCAGGCCCAGGAATCGGTGCAGAGCAGAGTCAAAGGTCCAGGCAAGATGCCACACAGCTCCAGTGGCCCAGCCAGTGTCAGTCAGCTCTCTTCATGGAAAACACCAGAACAGCCTAAGCCTGTGTGGGTCCAGTCTTCAGTattggggaggagagagaaacatCCACCTCCCCGAAACCAACTTCCCTCAAGCTCAGGAAAGAATTCCTCAGGTACCAGTTTTCCCCCACAACAGGCAGGCAGCTCTCTTAAGCGTCCTTTTCCTgtggcagctgctgctgctgctgctactgctactcctactcctcctcctgctcctcctcctcttcctcctcctcctcctcctcctcctcctcctcttcctcctcctcctcctcctcctgctgctgtggCAGCAGCGGCAGCAACACCAAGTCATTCTCAGAAGCCCTCTGTGCGTCTCATTCAAGCTAGCAGGCCCCGTCCAGCTGCCCGGCCCCCAACCAGATTCGTAAAAATAGCCCCAGCCATTCAAGTCAGGACAGGCTCCACTGGCCTAAAGGCCATCAACGTGGAGGGCCCAGTCCGGGCAGCCCAGGCTTTGGGTAGCAGTTTCAAGCTTGTGCAGGCCTCTGGCTTGGGTGGCCCGGCTCCTGCAGGAATCAGTGGCAGTGGCCTTCAGTCCTCAGGAGGTCCACTACCAGATGCAAAGCCCAGTGCAGCACAGGCATCTTCTCAAGCACCCCTTCAGTTTTTCCTAAATACTCCTGAAGGTCTCAGGCCCCTGACACTCCTCCAGGTTCCACAGGGATCCATGGTTCTGACCGGCCCACAGCAGCAGTTCCATCAGCTGGTTTCCCTGCAGCAGCTCCAGCAGCCCACAGCTGCTCACCGTCCTCAGCCAGGGCCACAGGGTCCCGCACTACGTTTGAGCACTCAAGGGCAGGCCTTCCCTGCTCAGCAGCTTCTTATGGTGAACCCCACTGGAGCAGGTAGTGGtctgcagccccagccccaggcagctgTGTTGGGTCTACTTGGCTCTGCCCAGGTTCCTCAGCAGGGTATCCAGCTCCCCTCTGTCttgaggcagcagcagcagttgCTGCTGCTGCAGCCACAGCCGCTGCAGCCACATCCACAGCCACAGCGACAGCCGATCCAGCTCCAGACGCAGCAGTTGAGAGTCCTGCAGCAGCCAGTGTTTTTGGCAACAGGCGCTGTTCAGATAGTGCAGCCACATCCAGGTGGGCAAGCAGCGAGCCAGTCGGTAGTGCAGACGAAGGGAGGCAAGCCAACCCCTCCAGCGCCCTGA